From a single Oreochromis niloticus isolate F11D_XX linkage group LG4, O_niloticus_UMD_NMBU, whole genome shotgun sequence genomic region:
- the LOC100708150 gene encoding alpha-(1,3)-fucosyltransferase 9-like has protein sequence MASGSSNGVLRPLLLGILVLGVFVTVFLMYFKPYEGWLSGPVESVSEHVKNLISTKSDKNATIVLIWLWPFGSKFDLSVCSSLFEIDNCFLTADRNFYNKSHGVIIHHRDISGDLSNLPQLQRPLFQKWIWFNLESPTHSSKLSGIQKLFNLTLSYRLDSSIGAPYGSIVPAEGEENFVPPSKTKLVCWIVSHWNPQHVRVKYFNELQKHVKVHAYGRAFGKHISDNDFMPTITSCKFYLSFENSVHKDYITEKLFNPLSVGTVPVVLGPTRQNYEKIVQSDAFIHVDDFSSPKDLADYLLLLDKNEEMYLRYFEWKQHFKVKKFHFPAEYACLTCDYLRRYKEYKEFNDLDTWFWGS, from the coding sequence ATGGCATCTGGATCTTCTAACGGAGTCCTGCGACCCCTTCTCCTCGGTATACTTGTACTGGGAGTCTTCGTGACTGTGTTTCTGATGTATTTTAAACCTTATGAAGGCTGGTTATCAGGTCCTGTAGAGTCAGTGTCAGAACATGTGAAGAACCTCATCTCCACCAAGAGTGATAAGAATGCCACCATTGTGCTGATCTGGCTCTGGCCCTTTGGCAGTAAGTTTGACCTGAGCGTCTGCAGCTCTCTCTTTGAAATTGATAACTGCTTCCTCACAGCAGACAGGAACTTCTACAATAAGTCACATGGAGTCATCATCCATCACCGAGACATCAGTGGTGACCTGTCCAATCTGCCGCAGCTGCAGCGACCATTGTTCCAGAAGTGGATATGGTTTAACCTTGAGTCACCAACACATTCATCCAAGCTGTCTGGGATACAGAAGCTGTTCAATCTGACTCTCAGCTATCGCCTGGATTCAAGCATCGGAGCGCCTTATGGGTCCATCGTACCAGCAGAGGGCGAGGAGAATTTTGTACCGCCCAGTAAAACCAAGCTGGTCTGCTGGATAGTGAGCCACTGGAACCCACAGCATGTGCGGGTGAAATATTTCAATGAGCTGCAGAAACATGTTAAGGTCCATGCATATGGACGAGCATTTGGAAAGCACATTTCTGACAATGACTTCATGCCAACCATCACCAGCTGCAAGTTCTATCTGTCCTTTGAGAACTCCGTCCACAAGGATTACATTACTGAGAAACTATTCAACCCACTCTCAGTAGGAACAGTGCCAGTGGTTCTGGGCCCGACCAGGCAGAACTATGAGAAGATTGTCCAGAGTGACGCCTTCATTCATGTCGATGACTTCAGCTCACCCAAGGACCTGGCTGATTACCTGCTGCTTCTGGACAAGAATGAGGAAATGTACCTCAGGTACTTTGAGTGGAAGcaacattttaaagtaaagaagtTCCACTTTCCAGCAGAATATGCATGCCTGACTTGTGATTATTTACGTAGGTATAAAGAATACAAGGAATTCAATGACCTTGACACGTGGTTCTGGGGCAGCTAG